A portion of the Etheostoma cragini isolate CJK2018 chromosome 13, CSU_Ecrag_1.0, whole genome shotgun sequence genome contains these proteins:
- the srrt gene encoding serrate RNA effector molecule homolog isoform X5: MLFLRYFLFIFGSNRIPKPNLCVNRHTIGVKWSALSQKRSLLCIYLLIIWQNKRFRSKYHPDEASRLKVEAQSSLKNRLNVFMFLMENNWFDNVSLDIEHTPAIIKVLDAAVIKMEGGTDHDLRILELSSEEEEEREKSASVPGRAEPPKREDLKTSDSDCKPSVEKDKNEKEESDSAGTERPATEGQDVKEESEKEAAIEEMPEPKKPRRKRKRSGDSDDEGSASESDSDSDSDSNSNCSDKPVKKEEEEDKEDEEEGEEEKPKETAEEDNKEEKKPKDDSPRPRPLHRTCSLFMRSIAPTISRAEIIALCRRYPGFLRVCLSDPHPERRFFRRCWVTFDRSVNIKEVCWNLQNIRLRDCELAPGVNRDLARRVRNVNGLTQHKQVLRNDIKLAAKLIHALDEKGDLWSIKSQEDRHRESTELPAQNPILKNITDYLIEEVSAEEEELLGSGSGMDSEENTKEGNPAETTVERDEKLAKVLDRLVLYLRIVHSIDYYNTCEYPSEDEMPNRCGMIHVRGPIPPNRITHGEVQQWQKMMEEKLSPLFSLKEILSEEEAGKMGRKDPVEEVEKFVNANTQELGKDKWLCPLSGKKFKGPEFVRKHILNKHGDKIEEVKKEVVFFNNFLMDAKRPSLPEMKLPPLPGPGEGLLSPSMPFPPQGPQGPMGFGQPRPPLMGYGGGPPYPPNQYGGGRGNYDNFRGQGGYLGKPRNLRMSRGDPRNIVEYRDLDAPDDMDFF; this comes from the exons atgctTTTTCTACGCTACTTTCTTTTTATATTCGGATCAAATCGAATCCCAAAACCgaatttgtgtgtaaacagaCACACCATTGGGGTGAAGTGGAGCGCACTTTCACAGAAGAGATCCCTTCtctgtatatatttgttaataatCTGGCAGAACAAAAG GTTCAGGTCCAAGTATCATCCAGACGAAGCCAGCCGACTTAAGGTGGAGGCCCAGAGTTCCCTGAAAAACCGTCTGAATGTCTTCATGTTCCTGATGGAGAACAACTGGTTTGACAATGTCTCCCTGGACATTGAACACACCCCAGCCATCATCAAGGTTCTGGATGCAG CTGTGATAAAGATGGAAGGAGGGACTGATCATGACCTTCGCATCTTGGAGCTGTCatctgaagaggaagaagaaagggagaagTCAGCATCTGTTCCCGGGCGCGCCGAACCTCCCAAGAGGGAAGACCTTAAAACCTCGGACAGTGACTGCAAACCTTCAgtagagaaagacaaaaatgagaAG GAGGAGAGCGACTCTGCCGGCACAGAAAGACCTGCTACAGAAGGACAGGATGTGAAAGAGGAGTCAGAGAAAGAAGCTGCCATAGAAGAAATGCCTGAACCCAAGAAA ccgagaagaaagaggaagcgCAGCGGAGACAGTGATGATGAAGGCAGCGCCTCAGAGAGTGACTCTGACTCGGATTCAGACTCAAATTCCAACTGCTCTGATAAACCTGtgaagaaggaagaggaggaagacaaggaagatgaagaggagggtgAAG AAGAGAAACCAAAGGAGACTGCTGAAGAggacaacaaagaagaaaagaaacccAAAGATGACTCTCCCAGACCACGGCCTCTCCACAGAACCTGCTCTTTGTTCATGAGAAGCATTGCTCCCACCATTTCCAGGGCTGAGATTATTGCT cttTGCCGGCGATATCCTGGCTTTCTCCGTGTTTGCTTGTCTGACCCTCATCCAGAGCGCAG GTTTTTCAGGCGTTGCTGGGTAACGTTCGACCGTAGCGTCAACATCAAAGAGGTTTGCTGGAACCTTCAGAATATTCGA CTGCGAGACTGTGAACTGGCACCAGGCGTGAACCGGGACCTGGCCCGGAGGGTGCGTAATGTTAACGGCCTCACTCAGCACAAGCAGGTGCTTCGCAACGACATCAAGCTGGCTGCCAAGCTCATTCATGCCTTGGACGAGAAGGGAGACCTGTGGAGCATCAAGTCCCAGGAAGACAGGCACAGAGAGAGCACAGAG TTGCCAGCTCAGAACCCCATCTTGAAGAACATCACAGATTATCTGATAGAGGAGGTGagtgctgaggaggaggagctccTGGGCTCGGGGAGTGGGATGGATTCAGAGGAGAACACCAAGGAGGGAAACCCTGCAGAGACTACTGTGGAAAGGGATGAAAAACTAGCCAAG GTTTTGGATCGTCTGGTCTTGTATCTGCGTATCGTGCATTCAATTGACTACTACAACACCTGTGAATACCCTAGTGAGGATGAAATGCCCAATCGCTGTGGCATGATCCATGTACGTGGACCCATCCCTCCTAACCGCATCACACATGGTGAAG TGCAACAATGGCAGAAGATGATGGAGGAGAAGCTGAGTCCTCTATTTAGTTTAAAAGAAATCCTGTCTGAGGAGGAGGCAGGGAAGATGGGCCGCAAGGATCctgtggaggaggtggagaagtTTGTGAACGCCAACACTCAAGAGCTGGGGAAGGACAAATGGCTCTGCCCACTAAGTGGCAAGAAATTCAAG GGTCCAGAGTTTGTACGTAAGCACATCCTGAACAAACATGGGGACAAAATTGAAGAAGTGAAAAAGGAGGTGGTGTTCTTCAACAATTTCCTGATGGATGCCAAGAGACCATCGCTGCCAGAGATGAAacttcctcctcttccaggCCCAGGTGA AGGTTTGCTCTCTCCCAGCATGCCATTTCCTCCTCAAGGTCCTCAGGGTCCAATGGGCTTTGGACAGCCTCGTCCACCCCTGATGGGCTATGGTG GTGGACCACCTTACCCCCCAAACCAATacggaggaggcagaggaaacTATGACAACTTCCGCGGACAAGGTGGCTACTTAGGGAAGCCACGCAACCTCAG AATGTCACGCGGTGATCCACGCAACATTGTTGAATATCGTGACCTGGATGCACCTGATGATATGGACTTCTTTTAG